In Ischnura elegans chromosome 6, ioIscEleg1.1, whole genome shotgun sequence, one genomic interval encodes:
- the LOC124160378 gene encoding uncharacterized protein LOC124160378: MAEGNSTFVLTAGVTAPSQFSFVAKDWPRWAQRWERYWVASGLKKQSDEEQLNMLVYVMGEKAEDVLLSLQLSAADKKKYKKVCEEFNNHYMGRVNIVYMRAKFNQRCQEEGEAVDEFISDLYRLIQYCEYGSLQDDLLRDRIVVGVYDAKLSQALQMDPGLTLEVALRKARQAEEVQRQQGLLRGTQGSTHRGVASDYEVSEVKKRTKPISGKRASPGGCSGQSQHQRCGRCGRSPQHAFATCLARQSTCHACSKKGHWRKMCRLRKSVGTVVVREEDDEEDIYYLGIVDTNVEPWWVTVTLNGVDIEFKIDTGADVTVIGSLVVEDKLQGIKLTPTSKRLAGIGGTNFCAKGSFEAKLQWKEKLCDETIYVTPGGREVLLGRPAIQKLGILKWVGVTSLRNGAPEKTFPALFNGLGKKDEAMVKEVIKALPMSDTRLEEVREKQERDDVLKEIKQYVRNGWPAHKEDLELPLRRYYEERGYLNEGEGLLMHGHRVVIPKELRKEMLDRLHKGHLGIGKCRERARDAIWWPGISADIQNAVEKCEECPERCPQPVEPLMPTAVPERPWMMVGMDIVTVRNQSFLVVVDYFSRYPEVARLTSTTAAAVIGKIKAIFARFGIPEVVRSDNGPQFRGEMLEFAKEYGFRLITSSPLLARSNGQAESAVKIVKNILLKEKDPNLGLLVYRSTPLETGYSPAELLMGRKLRTNLPISSYSLQPSWPNLREHREKMGIKKAKAAEKYNRRHRAQPLPELKPRDQVWVTDRKHYGKIANRRNEPRSYDVEVDGGVVRRNRAFLVAAKSVAQSSGSGAGEFHRGEIMTRSGRVVRKPICMCER, translated from the coding sequence ATGGCGGAAGGCAACAGCACGTTCGTGCTAACAGCAGGCGTGACGGCGCCCTCCCAATTTTCTTTCGTGGCGAAGGATTGGCCGCGATGGGCGCAACGTTGGGAGAGATACTGGGTTGCGTCTGGGCTGAAGAAGCAGAGCGACGAGGAGCAACTCAACATGCTGGTGTACGTGATGGGCGAAAAGGCGGAAGACGTACTGCTTAGCCTACAGCTGTCAGCAGCggataagaagaaatacaagaagGTATGCGAAGAATTCAATAATCACTACATGGGACGGGTAAACATCGTATACATGAGGGCGAAATTTAACCAACGCTGCCAGGAGGAGGGAGAAGCAGTGGATGAATTCATCTCAGACCTGTATCGCCTCATACAATATTgcgaatatgggtcactccaggACGATCTTCTCCGAGATCGAATTGTGGTCGGAGTCTACGACGCGAAGCTGTCGCAAGCGTTGCAGATGGATCCGGGCCTAACACTGGAAGTGGCTCTACGGAAGGCACGTCAGGCGGAAGAGGTGCAGCGCCAACAGGGGCTGCTGAGAGGCACCCAAGGGTCAACGCATCGCGGAGTGGCATCAGACTATGAGGTTAGTGAAGTAAAGAAGAGGACTAAACCAATTAGCGGCAAGCGAGCATCACCAGGGGGATGCAGCGGACAGAGCCAGCACCAGAGATGCGGCAGATGCGGGCGTAGTCCTCAACACGCGTTCGCAACTTGCCTCGCGAGACAGTCAACGTGCCACGCGTGCAGTAAGAAGGGTCATTGGAGAAAAATGTGTAGATTGCGGAAATCCGTGGGGACCGTCGTAGTCCGGGAAGAAGACGACGAAGAAGATATTTATTACTTGGGAATTGTAGATACTAATGTAGAGCCATGGTGGGTTACAGTCACGCTGAATGGTGTAGatattgaattcaaaatagaCACGGGGGCAGACGTAACAGTGATAGGGTCCCTCGTGGTTGAAGATAAATTGCAAGGAATTAAATTAACCCCTACGTCTAAACGACTGGCAGGCATAGGAGGGACGAACTTTTGTGCGAAGGGAAGTTTCGAGGCTAAGCTgcagtggaaggaaaaattgtgtGATGAAACAATTTACGTAACTCCCGGGGGCAGAGAGGTATTGCTAGGGAGGCCAGCTATTCAGAAGTTAGGAATATTAAAATGGGTCGGGGTGACTTCCTTACGTAACGGGGCACCGGAGAAAACATTCCCTGCGTTATTTAATGGACTAGGAAAAAAGGATGAAGCGATGGTGAAAGAAGTAATAAAGGCTCTACCAATGTCAGACACCAGGCTGGAAGAAGTCAGAGAAAAGCAAGAAAGAGACGACGTCTTAAAAGAGATAAAGCAATACGTTCGTAATGGCTGGCCTGCGCACAAAGAAGACCTTGAGCTGCCGCTGCGGAGATATTATGAAGAAAGAGGATATCTCAATGAGGGAGAAGGATTGCTTATGCATGGACACAGAGTTGTTATTCCGAAGGAGTTAAGGAAGGAGATGCTCGATAGGTTACATAAAGGTCATCTAGGAATAGGGAAATGTAGGGAAAGAGCACGAGATGCAATTTGGTGGCCAGGAATATCGGCAGACAtacaaaatgcagttgaaaaatgcGAAGAATGTCCGGAGAGGTGTCCACAGCCCGTTGAACCCCTGATGCCAACTGCAGTTCCGGAAAGACCCTGGATGATGGTAGGAATGGATATCGTAACCGTCCGCAATCAGAGCTTTTTAGTTGTTGTAGATTATTTTTCCAGATATCCGGAGGTGGCAAGGTTAACAAGCACTACCGCAGCAGCAGTCATCGGAAAAATCAAAGCGATTTTCGCTAGGTTTGGGATCCCAGAAGTTGTTAGATCCGATAATGGGCCACAGTTTAGAGGAGAAATGTTGGAATTCGCCAAAGAATACGGATTCCGGCTAATAACGAGCAGTCCATTATTAGCGAGAAGCAATGGCCAAGCAGAGTCAGcagtaaaaatagttaaaaacattttactgaagGAGAAAGACCCAAATTTAGGATTACTTGTCTACAGGTCAACACCCCTGGAAACCGGATATAGCCCAGCAGAGCTGTTAATGGGAAGAAAATTACGCACAAACCTTCCCATTTCTTCATACTCATTGCAGCCATCGTGGCCGAACCTGAGGGAGCACAGGGAAAAGATGGGAATAAAGAAAGCGAAGGCTGCCGAGAAGTACAATAGAAGACATCGAGCTCAACCGCTGCCCGAGCTGAAACCACGAGACCAAGTTTGGGTGACTGATAGGAAACACTACGGGAAAATCGCCAATAGACGCAACGAGCCGAGGTCATACGATGTGGAAGTTGACGGCGGCGTTGTTCGGAGAAATCGAGCATTCCTCGTAGCGGCCAAATCGGTGGCGCAGAGCAGCGGGTCCGGAGCGGGGGAATTCCATCGGGGTGAAATAATGACAAGAAGCGGGCGGGTGGTGAGAAAACCAATATGCATGTGTGAGAGATAA